The genomic DNA GCGAGGGTTGGTTTTGCTTTGATCGTCAGGAATGTATTTTTGACTTCGATGCCGTTCTTACGTATCTCTTCCAGGTTTTCACCCCGGGAAATGAAATAGATGTCAATATCTTCAGAGTCTTTGTAACGGGCAGCTAATAGTCCTCCGTAGTAGCCGCCTACAGCTCCTATACCGGAAATCGCTATTTTAGTTTTATTCATGTTCTTGTCTTGTTATTTTTACAAAGATGAAAAATAAAATTGGAAAAACTATATCAGTTTGAGTTCTTTTAGAAAGTCGGGGATACATTGTTCAAAATTAACACCAAAGCGGTAGTCCGTTTTTACATTATATGTCCGGCGTATACTGTCTGCTGTGAAGTTTACGGCTATTTGTGCTGATTCGCTTAAGCTGAAGTTATTCAGCAGGCCGGATAACAGGGCGCTCGCAAAAACATCTCCTGTTCCGTGATAACTTCCTGGTATCCTTTCGGAAAACAGGTAGTCTGTCGAATCTTTCCTTTGGTCGTAGGTCGCAGCTCCCAATTTCTTTTCTTCAAAGTATACACCGGTCAGTACGATCTTTTTCGGTCCGAGCTTGCTTAGTTTTTTTAAGATTTTTTCGATATAGGCCTGCGTATAGGGACCGGGATGGTAGCTCTCTTCCAGTAATAAAGCAGCTTCGGTCAGGTTAGGGACGATGATGTCTGCTTTCCTGCATAAGGATCTCATGCCTGTTGCAAACTCAGGCTGGAATATGCGATATAGTTC from Parabacteroides merdae ATCC 43184 includes the following:
- a CDS encoding pyridoxamine kinase, whose product is MENKDYQKRVAAIHDLSGFGKCSLTVALPILSAAGIEACAMPTAILSTHTGGISGYTYRDLTSDMRAFMQHWKSLDIQFDATYSGFLGSFEQLDLVKEFFELFRSKNNLILVDPVMADNGELYRIFQPEFATGMRSLCRKADIIVPNLTEAALLLEESYHPGPYTQAYIEKILKKLSKLGPKKIVLTGVYFEEKKLGAATYDQRKDSTDYLFSERIPGSYHGTGDVFASALLSGLLNNFSLSESAQIAVNFTADSIRRTYNVKTDYRFGVNFEQCIPDFLKELKLI